TCGACGATCCTGTCGTCCCAGGCTCCCCGCGAGCTGATGTCGCGCACGGCGGCCAGCCAGCGGGCGGCCGCGGCGTCGTGCCGCTCGAGCAGGCCGGCCGGGCTCGGCGACCTGTCGACGTCCGGGAAGTCGGTGCCCTCGATCGCCGCCAGCCAGACCTCCTTGGCGAAGACGGTGCGCTCCAGGACGGCCGCGATCGACTCCTCGGGCCCCTCCCACGAGGCGACCTGGTGGCCCGGGCTGCGGACCTCGCGCCACTGCGCGTCGTCGAGGCCCTTCGCGAGGTCGATCAGCTCGCGGGTGTCGTCGAGGTCGTGGCGGACCAGCTGGTCGGTGACCGGGCTCATCGTCTGCTCTCCTGCGTGCACCCACAGGCTCGTGGGTGGGTGGAAGTGGATGCCGTTGGCGGCGGGCAGCCACACGCTGCCGCCCGCGCCCCCGGACTCGCTCGGCGGGTGTCCGTGGGCCCGTGCGAACGCGCGGCTGAATCCCTCCAGCGACTCGTAGCCCGCCTCCCACGCGGCGTCCGTCACGTTCGTGCCCTGCCGGATCCGCCACGCGGCCCGCTCGAGCATGACCCGCCGCCGCATCGCCACCGGCGCCTCGCCGGCGTCGCGGGTGAGCACCCGGCTGAAGTGGTACGGCGACGCGAACGCCCCGTCCGCCATGTCACCCAGCGTGCGGTGGTCCTCGTCGAGCACCGCGTCGAGGAGCTCGCGGAGGCGGTCGCGGCCGGTCATGGGTCCAGTGTGCTGGTCGCGGTGGTCCCCGCGCTTGACCGTTCTTGCGCATCGGTGGTCGGGGGGGAGGAGGGAGGGAGGGAGGGCTGCGACCGTCACGAGACCCCGGCCGTGCCTCCGGAACCGTGCTCGGGCTTGAGTGGCGTAGCCGGTCGGGTTCCGAAAGGGCAGCGACGAAGAAGGTGGGGAGGTGGTCGGGTTCCGCGGTCGGGCTACGGTCCCGAGACGCCCTTTCGTGACGGTCGGTGACGTCGGTTCTCCACATCCGGCAATTGGAGTTTCCCCTGTCCCCAGGCGGGTTTCCGGCGCTGGATTGTGATGCTCCTATGGTTGTCAAGCGGCTTGGAGCCAGGTT
This genomic interval from Nocardioides kongjuensis contains the following:
- a CDS encoding helix-turn-helix domain-containing protein → MTGRDRLRELLDAVLDEDHRTLGDMADGAFASPYHFSRVLTRDAGEAPVAMRRRVMLERAAWRIRQGTNVTDAAWEAGYESLEGFSRAFARAHGHPPSESGGAGGSVWLPAANGIHFHPPTSLWVHAGEQTMSPVTDQLVRHDLDDTRELIDLAKGLDDAQWREVRSPGHQVASWEGPEESIAAVLERTVFAKEVWLAAIEGTDFPDVDRSPSPAGLLERHDAAAARWLAAVRDISSRGAWDDRIVDALCEPPESFVLSSIVAHVLTFSAYRRQLTRVWLRAAGVEADDGDPINWLRRELGED